A window from Desulfuromonadales bacterium encodes these proteins:
- a CDS encoding chemotaxis protein CheD — MDASLPELSHYLYPGGIFADPRPHRVTTILGSCVAVCLWDPVCRVGGINHYLLPLWNGEGLPTPRYGNVAIDLLVERLLIFGCSRGRLTAKFFGGAAMWENSNGLLSVGERNIDLARRSLERHRIPVVGADVGGEAGRKIIFDTGSGSVLLRRTRSGQDIGRPATATGR, encoded by the coding sequence ATGGATGCCTCTTTGCCCGAATTGAGCCACTACCTTTATCCGGGGGGAATCTTCGCCGATCCCCGGCCGCACCGCGTGACGACCATTCTTGGCTCCTGCGTGGCTGTCTGTCTCTGGGACCCCGTCTGCCGGGTCGGCGGCATCAACCATTACCTGCTTCCCCTCTGGAACGGTGAAGGGCTGCCCACCCCTCGCTACGGCAACGTCGCCATCGACCTCCTCGTCGAGCGCCTGCTGATCTTCGGTTGCAGTCGCGGCCGCCTCACGGCCAAGTTCTTCGGCGGTGCGGCGATGTGGGAAAACTCCAATGGTCTGCTCTCGGTCGGCGAACGCAACATCGACCTCGCCCGCCGTTCCCTCGAGCGGCACCGCATTCCGGTCGTCGGCGCCGATGTCGGCGGCGAGGCAGGGCGCAAGATCATCTTCGATACGGGATCCGGCTCGGTGCTTCTGCGCCGCACCCGCAGCGGCCAGGACATCGGCCGGCCGGCGACTGCGACCGGCAGATGA
- a CDS encoding HAMP domain-containing sensor histidine kinase, translated as MNRLTDQELIAALQERLEFNRRALNDLREVTLKLEATNRKLQESESLKSHFLSNIRNEINNPLAAILGLATQITGEAGGEQGALIARLIYAEAYALDFQLENIFAAAELEAGDAVPSPALTDAAAIVAEVVGQMALQAEAKRLSLRRVGLHSLPLVTDPRMLQLMVRNLLANAIEFSPEGNVVEIDVRGGQGAMRISVRDMGAGIDPADQEAVFDRFRQLEAGSTKSHRGHGLGLSITRSLAELLGGSVLLESAPGAGSVFTLVLTELAQDVQALAPEGNFVLFGQTELF; from the coding sequence ATGAACAGGCTGACGGACCAGGAACTGATTGCTGCGCTTCAGGAGCGGCTGGAATTCAACCGCCGGGCCCTCAACGACCTGCGGGAGGTGACCCTCAAGCTCGAGGCGACCAACCGCAAGCTGCAGGAATCCGAGTCGCTCAAGAGTCACTTTCTCTCCAATATCCGCAACGAGATCAACAATCCGCTGGCCGCCATCCTGGGGCTGGCCACCCAGATCACCGGCGAGGCCGGAGGAGAGCAGGGCGCCTTGATCGCCCGCTTGATCTACGCCGAAGCCTACGCTCTCGACTTCCAGCTCGAGAACATCTTCGCTGCCGCCGAGCTCGAGGCGGGCGATGCGGTGCCGTCCCCCGCCCTGACCGATGCCGCTGCGATCGTGGCGGAGGTCGTCGGTCAGATGGCGCTCCAGGCCGAGGCGAAGAGACTCAGCCTGCGGCGGGTCGGCCTCCATTCCCTGCCGCTGGTCACCGATCCCCGGATGCTGCAGTTGATGGTCCGCAACCTGCTGGCCAATGCCATCGAGTTCAGCCCGGAAGGGAATGTGGTCGAGATCGATGTGCGTGGAGGCCAGGGGGCGATGCGCATTTCGGTGCGGGATATGGGGGCCGGCATCGACCCGGCCGACCAGGAGGCGGTCTTCGACCGCTTTCGCCAGTTGGAAGCCGGCAGCACCAAGAGCCACCGGGGCCACGGACTGGGGCTGAGCATCACCCGCTCGCTGGCCGAACTGCTCGGCGGCAGCGTTCTGCTGGAAAGCGCCCCCGGCGCCGGCAGCGTCTTTACCCTGGTTCTGACCGAACTGGCCCAAGATGTCCAGGCGCTGGCCCCGGAAGGGAACTTCGTCCTCTTCGGGCAGACGGAATTGTTCTGA
- a CDS encoding protein-glutamate O-methyltransferase: MKQPGGESCREYADGISEKNFVRLSRLIHDQCGIKMPPHKKNMLEARLRKRLRGLGLATYGQYCDYLFGPGSGEGELVNLIDVVTTNKTDFFREAKHFDFLTEVALPRLLTTYGVGLQRPLRVWSAGCSTGEEPYTLAMVLSEFALAHPGFDFFILGTDISTRVLEKARLAIYREERVEPVPEALKKKYLLRSRDPEKGQVRVVPELRAKVQFRRLNFMEENFGLREPVDIIFFRNVMIYFDRNQQTALLQRFCGCLPPGRYLFTGHSESLHGMGLPVVQVAPAAYRKL; the protein is encoded by the coding sequence ATGAAGCAGCCTGGAGGCGAGAGTTGCCGAGAGTACGCCGACGGCATCTCGGAGAAGAATTTCGTCCGTCTGAGCCGATTGATCCACGACCAATGCGGCATCAAGATGCCGCCGCATAAAAAAAACATGCTGGAAGCGAGGCTGCGCAAGCGACTGCGCGGCCTCGGGCTGGCCACCTACGGCCAGTACTGCGACTACCTCTTCGGCCCGGGCAGCGGGGAGGGGGAGCTGGTCAACCTCATCGACGTGGTCACCACCAACAAGACCGACTTTTTTCGTGAGGCGAAGCATTTCGACTTCCTCACCGAGGTGGCGCTGCCGCGCCTGCTGACGACGTACGGCGTCGGCCTGCAGCGGCCGCTGCGCGTCTGGAGCGCCGGCTGCAGCACCGGCGAGGAACCGTACACCCTGGCGATGGTCCTGAGCGAATTCGCCCTGGCGCATCCCGGCTTCGACTTCTTCATTCTGGGCACCGACATCTCCACCCGGGTGCTGGAGAAGGCCCGGCTGGCCATCTACCGGGAGGAGCGGGTGGAGCCGGTACCCGAGGCGCTGAAAAAGAAATATCTGCTGCGCAGCCGGGATCCGGAAAAAGGCCAGGTGCGGGTGGTGCCTGAGCTGCGGGCGAAGGTCCAGTTCCGCCGGCTCAACTTCATGGAGGAAAATTTCGGGTTGCGGGAGCCGGTCGACATCATCTTTTTCCGCAACGTGATGATCTACTTCGACAGGAATCAGCAGACGGCCCTGCTGCAGCGTTTCTGCGGCTGTCTGCCGCCCGGCCGCTATCTGTTTACCGGCCATTCCGAATCCCTGCACGGCATGGGGCTGCCCGTGGTCCAGGTGGCGCCCGCAGCCTATCGGAAACTGTAG
- a CDS encoding methyl-accepting chemotaxis protein yields the protein MKGANFKSRVILVLVAVFVCCSAVMGVFNYRSQDRQLRETLVSKMEGALNLFPSLIEADAEGLARALAGFSKIDSLMRLQAEGKRDELLATAKPYFDEIKTKNNITHMYFVRPDGTVLLRAHKPPQFGDKLERVTYKKAAQTNALAWGIEMGKNFFSLRAIQPVSFQGKPIGYMELSEEIDHLFHRAKEITGDDATVFLTKDFLQSKSSEVGNEEVGEFALLDSTDKAIALKLAAQLDLRQGLDRMVVEDAEIDGRQYIVSMGPLKDAAGETTGILFFQSDVTALHAAMWKNIYQSSLVFAGLLLASVVVFYLAIRKTLLLFNAAIKAADIAGKVAAGDLTVEIEVQEKDDAGQLVRSMKSMVEKLREVAAGVKVAADNVASGSQAMSTASEEMTQGATEQAAAAEEASSSIEQMTANIRQNADNALQTEKIAVKAAEDARQAGAAAAENMAAMKEIAGKIMIIEEIARQTNLLALNAAIEAARAGDHGRGFAVVAAEVRKLAERSQVAAGEISKLSVSSVDVAERSGRMLEALVPSIQKTAELVQEIAAASREQDAGAEQINKAIQQLDQVIQQNASASEEMASTAEELNGQSEQLQELIAFFKVEEGQRARERQVAATVRFDERQRDGRFVDVGGSQGLSLKNGKVQGPSIDLELVRGERSGDKLDADFERF from the coding sequence ATGAAAGGTGCAAATTTCAAGTCGAGGGTGATTCTGGTGCTGGTGGCGGTGTTCGTCTGCTGCAGCGCCGTCATGGGGGTGTTCAACTACCGCAGCCAGGATCGCCAGCTGCGCGAAACCCTGGTATCCAAGATGGAAGGGGCGCTGAACCTGTTCCCCTCCCTCATCGAGGCCGATGCCGAGGGTCTGGCCCGGGCGCTCGCCGGCTTCAGCAAGATCGACAGCCTGATGCGGCTGCAGGCCGAAGGGAAACGCGACGAACTTCTGGCGACGGCCAAGCCCTACTTTGACGAGATCAAGACGAAGAACAACATCACCCACATGTATTTCGTCCGGCCCGACGGCACGGTTCTGCTGCGCGCTCACAAGCCGCCGCAGTTCGGTGACAAGCTGGAACGGGTGACGTACAAGAAGGCCGCGCAGACGAATGCTCTTGCCTGGGGAATCGAGATGGGCAAGAACTTCTTTTCCCTGCGTGCCATCCAGCCGGTCAGTTTTCAGGGTAAGCCGATCGGCTATATGGAACTCTCGGAGGAGATCGACCATCTTTTCCACCGGGCCAAGGAGATTACCGGGGACGACGCGACCGTCTTTCTGACGAAGGACTTCCTGCAGAGCAAGTCCTCCGAGGTCGGCAACGAGGAAGTCGGAGAATTTGCGCTGCTCGACTCAACCGACAAGGCGATCGCCCTCAAACTGGCGGCGCAGCTGGATCTGCGCCAGGGCCTCGACCGGATGGTGGTGGAAGATGCGGAGATCGACGGCAGGCAGTATATCGTCAGCATGGGGCCGCTCAAGGACGCCGCGGGGGAGACGACGGGCATCCTCTTCTTCCAGAGCGACGTGACCGCCCTGCATGCGGCGATGTGGAAGAACATCTACCAGAGCTCGCTGGTCTTTGCCGGGCTGCTGCTTGCCTCGGTCGTGGTCTTCTACCTGGCCATTCGCAAGACTCTTCTGTTGTTCAACGCCGCCATCAAGGCGGCCGATATCGCCGGCAAGGTGGCTGCCGGTGACCTGACCGTCGAGATCGAGGTCCAGGAGAAAGACGATGCCGGGCAGCTGGTCCGGTCGATGAAGTCGATGGTCGAGAAACTGCGCGAGGTGGCGGCCGGCGTGAAGGTGGCGGCCGACAACGTCGCCTCCGGCAGCCAGGCGATGAGCACGGCCTCGGAAGAGATGACCCAGGGGGCGACCGAGCAGGCGGCGGCCGCCGAGGAGGCCTCCTCGAGCATCGAGCAGATGACCGCCAACATCCGGCAGAACGCCGACAACGCCCTGCAGACCGAGAAGATCGCGGTCAAGGCGGCCGAGGACGCGCGCCAGGCGGGCGCTGCGGCCGCCGAGAACATGGCGGCGATGAAGGAGATCGCCGGCAAGATCATGATCATCGAGGAGATCGCCCGGCAGACGAATCTGCTGGCCCTGAACGCCGCTATCGAGGCGGCTCGGGCCGGCGATCACGGCCGCGGCTTTGCGGTGGTGGCCGCCGAAGTGCGCAAGCTCGCCGAGCGCAGCCAGGTGGCAGCCGGTGAGATCAGCAAACTGTCGGTCTCCAGCGTGGACGTGGCCGAGCGCTCCGGCCGGATGCTGGAGGCGCTGGTGCCCAGCATCCAGAAGACGGCGGAGCTGGTGCAGGAGATCGCCGCGGCGAGCCGGGAGCAGGATGCCGGGGCGGAGCAGATCAACAAGGCGATCCAGCAGCTCGACCAGGTGATCCAGCAGAACGCCTCGGCCTCGGAGGAGATGGCTTCGACGGCGGAGGAACTGAACGGGCAGTCGGAGCAGTTGCAGGAATTGATCGCCTTCTTCAAGGTGGAAGAGGGTCAGCGTGCCCGCGAGCGACAGGTGGCAGCAACGGTCCGGTTCGATGAAAGGCAGCGCGACGGCCGTTTCGTGGACGTGGGTGGGAGCCAAGGGCTCTCGCTGAAAAACGGCAAGGTACAGGGACCGTCTATCGACCTGGAACTGGTGCGCGGCGAGCGGTCCGGGGACAAGCTGGATGCCGATTTCGAACGATTCTAG
- a CDS encoding chemotaxis protein CheW — translation MSTANMTRQYLTFRLGEETFAVDVTKAREVLDFIPPTRVPQTPGYMLGVINLRGSVVPVVDLRLKFGLAATATTRDTCIIVLEITADGEATIVGAVADSVQEVLELEAEQIEPPPRIGTRLKTEFIRGMGNHDGRFLILLDIDRVFSTDELSLVQGVGEGAAAVSA, via the coding sequence ATGAGCACGGCGAATATGACGAGGCAATATCTGACCTTCAGGCTCGGGGAAGAGACTTTTGCCGTCGATGTGACCAAGGCCCGGGAGGTTCTCGACTTTATCCCCCCCACCCGGGTGCCGCAGACGCCCGGGTATATGCTCGGGGTGATCAACCTGCGGGGGAGCGTGGTGCCGGTGGTCGACCTGCGACTCAAGTTCGGGCTGGCGGCGACGGCAACGACCCGGGACACCTGCATCATCGTCCTGGAGATCACCGCCGATGGCGAAGCCACGATCGTCGGCGCGGTTGCCGACTCGGTCCAGGAGGTGCTGGAGCTGGAGGCGGAGCAGATCGAGCCGCCGCCGCGCATCGGCACCCGGCTGAAGACCGAATTCATCCGGGGCATGGGGAACCACGACGGCCGGTTCCTCATCCTTCTCGACATCGACCGGGTTTTTTCCACCGACGAGCTCTCTCTGGTGCAGGGTGTCGGCGAAGGGGCTGCCGCGGTCTCGGCCTGA
- a CDS encoding chemotaxis response regulator protein-glutamate methylesterase yields MPAKIKVLIVDDSAVIRQAMTEILAGDPAIEVIGTAADPFLAADKIRQQLPDVITLDIEMPRMDGLTFLQKIMSQHPIPVVICSSLTGKGAETTLKALQYGAVEIINKPKLGARQFIEESRVLLCDAVKAAATARLRPLSAARADVDPKLTADAVLRKSCGGEIIRTTEKVVVVGASTGGTEALRIFLEALPHDAPGVVIVQHMPEHFTAAFARRLDGICRVAVKEAASGDSVIPGRALIAPGNRHLLLKRNGARYCVEIKDGPLVSRHRPSVDVLFRSAARYAGRNAIGVILTGMGDDGARGLLELRQAGAVTLAQDEASCVVFGMPKEAIRLGAAGSVLPLAEIAPAMLEAYQGNL; encoded by the coding sequence ATGCCCGCAAAGATCAAGGTCCTGATCGTCGACGACTCGGCGGTGATCCGTCAGGCGATGACGGAAATTCTGGCCGGCGATCCGGCCATCGAGGTCATCGGGACGGCCGCCGACCCGTTTCTCGCCGCCGACAAGATCCGCCAGCAGCTGCCCGATGTCATCACCCTCGACATCGAGATGCCGCGGATGGACGGCCTGACCTTTCTGCAGAAGATCATGAGCCAGCATCCGATCCCGGTGGTGATCTGCTCCAGCCTGACCGGGAAGGGGGCGGAGACGACGCTCAAGGCCCTGCAGTACGGGGCGGTGGAGATCATCAACAAACCGAAGCTCGGCGCCCGGCAGTTTATCGAAGAGTCGCGGGTTCTGCTCTGTGATGCCGTCAAGGCGGCGGCAACTGCCCGACTCCGGCCGCTCTCCGCGGCGCGGGCGGATGTCGATCCCAAGCTGACTGCCGATGCGGTGCTGCGCAAATCATGCGGGGGCGAAATCATCCGGACCACGGAAAAGGTGGTGGTGGTCGGCGCCTCCACCGGCGGCACCGAGGCGCTGCGCATTTTCCTCGAGGCCCTGCCGCACGACGCCCCCGGCGTCGTCATCGTGCAGCACATGCCGGAGCATTTCACCGCCGCCTTCGCCCGGCGGCTCGACGGCATCTGCCGCGTCGCGGTCAAGGAGGCCGCCAGCGGCGACAGCGTGATCCCCGGGCGGGCGCTCATTGCGCCGGGCAACCGCCACCTGCTGCTCAAGCGCAACGGCGCGCGCTACTGCGTCGAAATCAAGGACGGCCCGCTGGTCAGCCGGCACCGCCCCTCGGTCGATGTCCTCTTTCGCTCGGCGGCCCGGTATGCCGGCCGCAACGCGATCGGCGTCATCCTGACCGGCATGGGCGACGACGGCGCCCGGGGGTTGCTGGAACTCCGGCAGGCCGGCGCCGTGACCCTGGCCCAGGACGAGGCGAGCTGCGTCGTCTTCGGCATGCCGAAGGAGGCGATCCGCCTGGGGGCGGCCGGCAGCGTTCTGCCGCTGGCGGAAATCGCACCGGCGATGCTCGAGGCCTATCAGGGAAACCTGTAG